The Primulina huaijiensis isolate GDHJ02 chromosome 17, ASM1229523v2, whole genome shotgun sequence genome window below encodes:
- the LOC140962844 gene encoding light-mediated development protein DET1 isoform X2, translating into MFRSNNVAARVFERQIFTPAPGTSVHCARRFYENIVPSHTIYDIECPDLLFRKFSDDGQYLITFSRNHQDLIVYRTTWLSFSCKDHYCDAQDLPYKASKFESFFTRLYSVTLASAGELICKDFFLYTERNQFGIFATSSAQIHDAPAVGGAVQGVPSIEKITFHLVRLEDGVILDERIFHNDYINLAHSMGVFLYDDLLAVLSLRYQRIHIIQIRDTGIFVDVREIGEFCREDDELFLNSSAQYMTKSSVNGANQDDTHGNGLQQVQIQEVSFLSGLKQRLLSFIVQGIWNEEDDPTLVQFLDHHHLLIKFGSVDGGVARNAENHPAFFAVYNMETTEIVAFYQNSADDLYSLFELFSDHFYSSSKNSFLVKFISTHSNNIHALEQLRCNKDKANSLPQFVKKMLATLPISCQSQSPSPYFDHSLFRYDEKLISAADRHRQSTDHPIKFISRKQPNILKFKIKPGPESGSADARAKKISSFLFHPTLPLAISVQQSLILQPAVVNIHFRR; encoded by the exons ATGTTTAGAAGCAACAATGTTGCGGCCCGAGTTTTCGAGCGCCAGATTTTTACCCCTGCTCCTGGCACCAGT GTCCATTGCGCCAGACGATTTTACGAAAACATAGTTCCAAGTCATACTATTTACGACATTGAGTGCCCAGATCTTCTATTTCGTAAATTTAGTGATGATGGACAATACCTCATAACTTTCAGCCGGAATCATCAGGATCTCATTGTTTACAGAACAACATGGCTCTCATTTTCTTGCAAAGACCACTATTGTGATGCTCAAGATCTTCCTTATAAAGCCAGCAAATTTGAGAGCTTCTTCACTCGATTATACAGTGTCACTCTTGCATCCGCTGGTGAGCTCATTTGCAAAGATTTCTTTCTTTACACGGAGAGAAATCAGTTTGGAATTTTTGCGACTTCCTCTGCTCAAATCCACGACGCACCTGCTGTTGGGGGTGCAGTTCAAGGTGTCCCATCCATTGAAAAGATAACCTTTCATCTTGTGAG ATTGGAAGATGGAGTAATACTTGATGAGAGGATTTTCCACAATGATTATATCAATTTAGCACATAGCATGGGTGTTTTCTTGTATGATGATTTATTAGCTGTGCTGTCCCTCCGTTATCAGAGAATACACATTATCCAGATTAGAGACACTGGCATCTTTGTCGATGTGCGGGAAATTGGGGAATTTTGTCGTGAAGATGATGagctttttcttaattccagtGCCCAG TATATGACAAAATCAAGTGTAAATGGAGCAAATCAGGATGACACCCACGGAAATGGTTTGCAACAGGTCCAAATTCAAGAGGTTTCTTTCTTGAGTGGTTTAAAGCAGCGCTTGCTTTCATTTATTGTCCAAGGGATATGGAATGAAGAAGATGACCCTACACTT GTGCAATTCCTAGACCACCATCATCTGTTGATCAAATTTGGTAGCGTGGATGGTGGG GTGGCACGAAATGCGGAAAACCATCCTGCATTTTTTGCTGTATATAATATGGAGACAACTGAAATTGTTGCATTTTATCAG AACTCGGCGGATGATCTTTATTCGTTGTTTGAGCTGTTCTCTGACCACTTCTATTCCTCGTCGAAGAACTCATTCCTTGTGAAGTTTATATCTACTCATTCCAACAATATACATGCCCTGGAGCAACTAAGATGTAACAAGGATAAAGCTAACAGCTTGCCTCAG TTTGTGAAGAAGATGTTAGCCACTTTGCCTATTAGTTGTCAGTCACAGAGTCCTTCACCCTATTTTGATCACTCGCTCTTTCGATATGACGAAAAG CTAATTTCAGCGGCCGACCGACACAGACAGTCTACCGACCACCCCATCAAATTTATATCACGGAAGCaaccaaatattcttaaattcaaGATCAAACCAG GACCTGAATCTGGCAGTGCTGATGCCCGAGCAAAGAAGATATCTTCGTTTCTATTCCATCCAACATTACCTCTAGCGATCTCTGTCCAACAGAGCCTAATTTTGCAGCCAGCAGTTGTTAATATTCACTTTCGTAGGTGA
- the LOC140962844 gene encoding light-mediated development protein DET1 isoform X1 — MFRSNNVAARVFERQIFTPAPGTSVHCARRFYENIVPSHTIYDIECPDLLFRKFSDDGQYLITFSRNHQDLIVYRTTWLSFSCKDHYCDAQDLPYKASKFESFFTRLYSVTLASAGELICKDFFLYTERNQFGIFATSSAQIHDAPAVGGAVQGVPSIEKITFHLVRLEDGVILDERIFHNDYINLAHSMGVFLYDDLLAVLSLRYQRIHIIQIRDTGIFVDVREIGEFCREDDELFLNSSAQYMTKSSVNGANQDDTHGNGLQQVQIQEVSFLSGLKQRLLSFIVQGIWNEEDDPTLRMQCLKKKFYFHFPDYVDLIIWKVQFLDHHHLLIKFGSVDGGVARNAENHPAFFAVYNMETTEIVAFYQNSADDLYSLFELFSDHFYSSSKNSFLVKFISTHSNNIHALEQLRCNKDKANSLPQFVKKMLATLPISCQSQSPSPYFDHSLFRYDEKLISAADRHRQSTDHPIKFISRKQPNILKFKIKPGPESGSADARAKKISSFLFHPTLPLAISVQQSLILQPAVVNIHFRR, encoded by the exons ATGTTTAGAAGCAACAATGTTGCGGCCCGAGTTTTCGAGCGCCAGATTTTTACCCCTGCTCCTGGCACCAGT GTCCATTGCGCCAGACGATTTTACGAAAACATAGTTCCAAGTCATACTATTTACGACATTGAGTGCCCAGATCTTCTATTTCGTAAATTTAGTGATGATGGACAATACCTCATAACTTTCAGCCGGAATCATCAGGATCTCATTGTTTACAGAACAACATGGCTCTCATTTTCTTGCAAAGACCACTATTGTGATGCTCAAGATCTTCCTTATAAAGCCAGCAAATTTGAGAGCTTCTTCACTCGATTATACAGTGTCACTCTTGCATCCGCTGGTGAGCTCATTTGCAAAGATTTCTTTCTTTACACGGAGAGAAATCAGTTTGGAATTTTTGCGACTTCCTCTGCTCAAATCCACGACGCACCTGCTGTTGGGGGTGCAGTTCAAGGTGTCCCATCCATTGAAAAGATAACCTTTCATCTTGTGAG ATTGGAAGATGGAGTAATACTTGATGAGAGGATTTTCCACAATGATTATATCAATTTAGCACATAGCATGGGTGTTTTCTTGTATGATGATTTATTAGCTGTGCTGTCCCTCCGTTATCAGAGAATACACATTATCCAGATTAGAGACACTGGCATCTTTGTCGATGTGCGGGAAATTGGGGAATTTTGTCGTGAAGATGATGagctttttcttaattccagtGCCCAG TATATGACAAAATCAAGTGTAAATGGAGCAAATCAGGATGACACCCACGGAAATGGTTTGCAACAGGTCCAAATTCAAGAGGTTTCTTTCTTGAGTGGTTTAAAGCAGCGCTTGCTTTCATTTATTGTCCAAGGGATATGGAATGAAGAAGATGACCCTACACTT agAATGCAATGCCTGAAGAAGAAATTTTATTTCCATTTCCCAGATTACGTTGATTTGATTATCTGGAAG GTGCAATTCCTAGACCACCATCATCTGTTGATCAAATTTGGTAGCGTGGATGGTGGG GTGGCACGAAATGCGGAAAACCATCCTGCATTTTTTGCTGTATATAATATGGAGACAACTGAAATTGTTGCATTTTATCAG AACTCGGCGGATGATCTTTATTCGTTGTTTGAGCTGTTCTCTGACCACTTCTATTCCTCGTCGAAGAACTCATTCCTTGTGAAGTTTATATCTACTCATTCCAACAATATACATGCCCTGGAGCAACTAAGATGTAACAAGGATAAAGCTAACAGCTTGCCTCAG TTTGTGAAGAAGATGTTAGCCACTTTGCCTATTAGTTGTCAGTCACAGAGTCCTTCACCCTATTTTGATCACTCGCTCTTTCGATATGACGAAAAG CTAATTTCAGCGGCCGACCGACACAGACAGTCTACCGACCACCCCATCAAATTTATATCACGGAAGCaaccaaatattcttaaattcaaGATCAAACCAG GACCTGAATCTGGCAGTGCTGATGCCCGAGCAAAGAAGATATCTTCGTTTCTATTCCATCCAACATTACCTCTAGCGATCTCTGTCCAACAGAGCCTAATTTTGCAGCCAGCAGTTGTTAATATTCACTTTCGTAGGTGA